From Streptomyces fungicidicus, one genomic window encodes:
- a CDS encoding pyridoxamine 5'-phosphate oxidase family protein codes for MDTNWGAFTAAEPELAKTVEERFAAYTHHVLATLRRDGSPRTTGLEVRFAGGELWLGMMPDSLKAADLRRDPRFALQANPGEGTTMGGGDVRICGRAVEIADEDAEARAGYAEEVEPPEPFHLFRTELTEVVRTCVEDEKYLVVQVWKPGEPVRTLKRT; via the coding sequence ATGGACACGAACTGGGGGGCGTTCACCGCCGCCGAACCCGAGCTGGCGAAGACCGTGGAGGAGCGCTTCGCCGCCTACACCCACCACGTTCTCGCGACCCTGCGCAGGGACGGCTCCCCGCGCACCACCGGCCTGGAGGTCCGCTTCGCCGGCGGGGAGCTCTGGCTCGGCATGATGCCGGACTCGCTGAAGGCCGCCGACCTGCGCCGCGACCCGCGTTTCGCGCTCCAGGCGAACCCGGGCGAGGGCACCACCATGGGCGGCGGCGACGTCCGGATCTGCGGCCGGGCGGTCGAGATCGCCGACGAGGACGCGGAGGCCAGGGCCGGGTACGCCGAAGAGGTGGAACCGCCGGAGCCGTTCCACCTCTTCCGCACCGAGCTGACGGAGGTCGTCCGGACCTGTGTCGAGGACGAGAAGTACCTCGTCGTCCAGGTCTGGAAGCCCGGGGAGCCGGTGCGCACCCTCAAAAGGACCTGA
- a CDS encoding class II aldolase/adducin family protein has product MHGPTPPLPLPTDKLRFAMPPMHESVEDERRHRKERLAGALRLFGRLGFEDGVSGHITARDPEFSDCFWVNPFGMPFRHVTVSDLVLANRDGQVVEGGHHVNQAAFTVHAQVHAARPDVVAVAHCHSVHGRALASLGDLLDPITQESCAFYEDHALYDAYTGVTVDAEEGRRIADTLGSHKALVLRNHGLLTVGDSVDAAAWWFVTMERSCQVQLAARAAGRPVLIEHRQAVATREQLGGDLVAWINYQPMWQDISRSEPELLG; this is encoded by the coding sequence ATGCACGGGCCCACGCCGCCCCTGCCGCTGCCCACCGACAAGCTGCGCTTCGCCATGCCGCCCATGCACGAGTCGGTCGAGGACGAGCGCCGGCACCGCAAGGAGCGGCTCGCGGGCGCGCTGCGGCTCTTCGGACGGCTCGGCTTCGAGGACGGAGTCTCCGGGCACATCACCGCACGCGACCCGGAGTTCAGCGACTGCTTCTGGGTCAACCCGTTCGGGATGCCCTTCCGGCACGTCACCGTGAGCGACCTGGTGCTCGCCAACCGGGACGGCCAGGTCGTCGAGGGCGGCCACCACGTCAACCAGGCCGCGTTCACCGTGCACGCCCAGGTGCACGCGGCCCGGCCCGATGTCGTCGCCGTCGCCCACTGCCACTCGGTGCACGGCCGCGCCCTCGCCTCCCTCGGCGACCTGCTCGACCCGATCACCCAGGAGAGCTGCGCGTTCTACGAGGACCACGCGCTCTACGACGCCTACACCGGCGTCACCGTCGACGCCGAGGAGGGGCGGCGGATCGCGGACACGCTCGGTTCCCACAAGGCGCTGGTGCTGCGCAACCACGGGCTGCTCACCGTGGGGGACTCGGTGGACGCGGCGGCCTGGTGGTTCGTCACGATGGAGCGGTCCTGTCAGGTGCAGCTCGCGGCGCGGGCGGCAGGCCGGCCCGTGCTCATCGAGCACCGGCAGGCGGTGGCCACTCGGGAGCAGCTGGGCGGGGACCTGGTGGCGTGGATCAACTACCAGCCGATGTGGCAGGACATCAGCCGGAGTGAGCCGGAGCTGCTGGGCTGA
- a CDS encoding DoxX family membrane protein, whose product MTHGMRADTPHSEGDRDWRDTATRYALVPLRIFLGVTFVYAGLDKLTDSAFMQDAGAGSIGDMMRGVRDSSAVPALIDLALKNPVGFGYAIAFGELAVGLGALLGLLTRLAALGGALISLSLWLTVSWAADPYYYGNDLPYLMAWIPLVLAGAPLLSVDAALRARRSPAGGYR is encoded by the coding sequence ATGACTCACGGTATGCGCGCAGACACCCCCCACTCCGAAGGAGACAGAGACTGGCGGGACACCGCCACCCGCTACGCCCTCGTCCCCCTGCGCATCTTCCTCGGAGTCACCTTCGTCTACGCCGGCCTCGACAAACTCACGGACAGCGCGTTCATGCAGGACGCCGGCGCCGGCTCGATCGGCGACATGATGCGCGGCGTCCGCGACTCCTCCGCCGTCCCCGCCCTGATCGACCTGGCGCTGAAGAACCCCGTCGGATTCGGGTACGCCATCGCCTTCGGCGAACTTGCCGTCGGGCTGGGGGCCCTGCTCGGTCTGCTCACCCGCCTTGCGGCGCTGGGCGGCGCGCTGATCTCCCTGAGTCTGTGGCTGACCGTGAGCTGGGCCGCGGATCCTTACTACTACGGCAACGACCTTCCCTACCTGATGGCCTGGATCCCCCTGGTGCTGGCGGGTGCGCCGCTGCTGTCCGTGGACGCCGCCCTGCGTGCCCGGCGGTCGCCGGCCGGGGGCTACCGCTAG
- a CDS encoding PspC domain-containing protein, translating into MTDHQHAATGPEPVPGPEGATAVTPEPESGRFRRDRRHQMLGGVCAGLGRQCDMDPVIFRITLAVLSATGGIGLIFYGFAWLFVPYEDEEENEIRKLLTGRVDGHTLTAVLFALVGCGVFLTMLSNDGVLSFAVILSLLLAGAGYWSRRRGAVPSTDHIAAQAVADAPPEPQAPPAPSAYPSWWRDPIVKDGTHVGGTGYLWGPRDSRDTDIAAAVDAALGTHSGARGSVYATRPRPPQPRGPRGIGGWVFLFALLAAGLGTGLTWETHPLGTSLQTGLACALAVFGIGVAVSAFLGRTGAGSVVLAVVTAGLLAGSAAVPKDIGTDWARTTWEPTSVAQIRPAYDLGTGEGVLNLSAIRVPEDRTVSTRAEVGLGRILVTVPRDVTVKLSIDVGVGDIQLPGDKQKDVDVAPGKHKEVTLQPPAGAEVAGTLRLELHVGAGQAEVRRAAS; encoded by the coding sequence ATGACCGATCACCAGCACGCCGCGACGGGTCCGGAACCCGTTCCCGGCCCGGAGGGCGCGACCGCCGTCACACCGGAACCCGAGAGCGGACGGTTCCGGCGCGACCGCCGGCACCAGATGCTCGGCGGTGTGTGCGCGGGGCTCGGCAGGCAGTGCGACATGGACCCGGTGATCTTCCGGATCACGCTCGCGGTCCTGTCCGCCACCGGCGGCATAGGCCTCATCTTCTACGGCTTCGCCTGGCTCTTCGTCCCGTACGAGGACGAGGAGGAGAACGAGATCCGCAAGCTGCTGACCGGCCGGGTCGACGGCCACACCCTGACGGCCGTGCTGTTCGCGCTGGTCGGCTGCGGCGTCTTCCTCACCATGCTCAGCAACGACGGCGTGCTGAGCTTCGCCGTCATACTGTCCCTGCTGCTCGCCGGCGCCGGGTACTGGTCGCGGCGGCGCGGCGCCGTCCCCAGCACCGACCACATAGCCGCCCAGGCGGTGGCGGACGCCCCGCCGGAGCCGCAGGCGCCGCCGGCGCCCTCCGCCTACCCCTCGTGGTGGCGCGACCCCATCGTCAAGGACGGCACGCACGTCGGCGGCACCGGCTATCTGTGGGGCCCCCGGGACTCCCGCGACACGGACATCGCCGCCGCGGTCGACGCCGCCCTGGGCACCCACTCCGGAGCCCGCGGCTCGGTGTACGCGACGCGGCCCCGGCCGCCCCAGCCGCGCGGCCCCCGCGGCATCGGCGGCTGGGTCTTCCTGTTCGCCCTGCTCGCCGCCGGTCTCGGCACCGGGCTGACCTGGGAGACGCACCCGCTCGGCACCAGCCTGCAGACCGGTCTCGCCTGCGCGCTCGCCGTCTTCGGCATCGGCGTGGCCGTGAGCGCGTTCCTCGGCCGCACCGGGGCGGGGTCGGTCGTCCTTGCGGTCGTCACGGCGGGCCTGCTGGCCGGCTCGGCCGCCGTGCCGAAGGACATCGGCACCGACTGGGCGCGCACGACATGGGAGCCCACCTCGGTCGCGCAGATACGCCCGGCCTACGACCTGGGCACGGGCGAGGGCGTCCTGAACCTGTCGGCGATACGCGTTCCCGAGGACCGCACGGTCTCGACGCGGGCGGAGGTCGGCCTGGGCCGGATCCTGGTGACCGTGCCGAGGGACGTGACCGTGAAGCTGAGCATCGACGTGGGGGTGGGCGACATCCAGTTGCCGGGCGACAAGCAGAAGGACGTGGACGTGGCACCGGGCAAGCACAAGGAGGTGACGCTGCAGCCGCCTGCCGGCGCCGAGGTCGCGGGCACGCTCCGCCTCGAGCTGCACGTCGGAGCGGGGCAGGCGGAGGTGCGCCGTGCTGCGTCATGA
- a CDS encoding ATP-binding protein — protein MSEAAAAPVAEPRPPRKLYRSSDGRWLGGVARGLAGHLGLPVIWVRLAFVSLFMADGLGALLYAAFWFFVPLGVGGVDAQKPPSLVTTEASPDGRRRLVTRKPDKGQMAALLLMVVVAMIFVGNVNLSNGARAYLWPTVLVGAGVALVWRQADNARRARWMEVGRRRRTVTLLRAVAGVLLVTAGASAIFVLRGSGSHLGSVLQAALAVLVGITLLAGPYLVRMTQDLSEERLMRIRAQERAEVAAHVHDSVLHTLTLIQRNADNAGEVRRLARAQERDLRAWLYKPEGNGKDEDDEPATLAEAVKRNAAEVEDKHGVPIEVVVVGDCPLDERISAQMQAGREAMVNAAKYGGEGGAVQVYAEVEGKKVFVSVRDRGPGFDLDSIPADRMGVRESIIGRMERNGGTARLRAVPDGGTEVELEMERAEKTS, from the coding sequence ATGTCGGAAGCCGCAGCAGCGCCAGTCGCCGAGCCGCGGCCGCCGCGCAAGCTCTACCGCAGCAGTGACGGACGCTGGCTCGGTGGTGTGGCGCGGGGGCTCGCCGGGCACCTCGGGCTGCCCGTGATCTGGGTACGTCTCGCCTTCGTCAGCCTGTTCATGGCCGACGGTCTCGGCGCGCTGCTGTACGCGGCGTTCTGGTTCTTCGTTCCCCTGGGCGTCGGCGGCGTGGACGCGCAGAAGCCGCCCTCGCTGGTGACGACGGAGGCCTCACCGGACGGCCGGCGCAGACTCGTCACCCGGAAACCGGACAAGGGCCAGATGGCCGCCCTGCTGCTCATGGTCGTGGTGGCCATGATCTTCGTGGGCAATGTGAACCTGAGCAACGGCGCCAGGGCCTACCTCTGGCCGACCGTGCTGGTCGGCGCGGGTGTCGCCCTGGTCTGGCGGCAGGCGGACAACGCCCGCCGGGCACGCTGGATGGAGGTCGGCCGTCGCCGCCGCACGGTCACGCTGCTGCGGGCCGTGGCCGGTGTGCTGCTGGTGACGGCGGGCGCCTCCGCCATCTTCGTCCTGCGCGGTTCCGGCAGCCACCTCGGCTCGGTGCTCCAGGCGGCGCTCGCCGTGCTCGTCGGCATCACCCTCCTCGCCGGCCCCTACCTCGTGCGCATGACCCAGGACCTCTCCGAGGAGCGCCTGATGCGGATCCGGGCGCAGGAGCGCGCGGAGGTCGCCGCCCACGTCCACGACTCGGTCCTGCACACCCTCACCCTGATACAGCGCAACGCCGACAACGCGGGCGAGGTGCGCCGACTGGCCCGCGCCCAGGAACGCGACCTGCGCGCCTGGCTCTACAAACCGGAGGGCAACGGCAAGGACGAGGACGACGAGCCCGCCACCCTCGCCGAGGCCGTGAAGCGCAACGCCGCCGAGGTCGAGGACAAGCACGGCGTCCCCATAGAGGTCGTGGTCGTCGGCGACTGCCCGCTCGACGAGAGAATAAGCGCGCAGATGCAGGCCGGACGCGAAGCGATGGTCAACGCCGCCAAGTACGGTGGCGAGGGAGGCGCGGTGCAGGTCTACGCCGAAGTCGAGGGGAAGAAGGTCTTCGTGTCCGTCCGTGACCGGGGCCCCGGCTTCGATCTGGACTCGATACCCGCCGACCGCATGGGCGTCAGGGAATCGATCATCGGCCGCATGGAGCGCAACGGCGGCACGGCGCGGCTGCGCGCGGTGCCGGACGGCGGCACGGAGGTCGAGCTGGAGATGGAGAGGGCGGAGAAGACGTCATGA
- a CDS encoding LuxR C-terminal-related transcriptional regulator translates to MSEPTEANGTEPAGSAAGRHVRVVLVDDHRMFRTGVQAEIGQTGQTGVEVVGEAADVDQAVTVITATRPEVVLLDVHLPGGGGVEVLRRCAPLMSDAERPVRFLALSVSDAAEDVIGVIRGGARGYVTKTITGTDLVDSIFRVQEGDAVFSPRLAGFVLDAFASTDAPPVDEDLDRLTQREREVLRLIARGYAYKEIAKQLFISVKTVESHVSAVLRKLQLSNRHELTRWATARRLV, encoded by the coding sequence ATGAGCGAGCCGACCGAGGCGAACGGAACGGAGCCGGCGGGGAGCGCCGCCGGGCGTCATGTGCGAGTCGTCCTCGTGGACGACCACCGCATGTTCCGCACGGGCGTCCAGGCCGAGATAGGCCAGACCGGCCAGACGGGCGTCGAGGTGGTGGGTGAGGCCGCCGACGTCGACCAGGCCGTCACCGTCATCACCGCGACCCGGCCCGAGGTGGTCCTGCTGGACGTCCACCTGCCCGGTGGCGGCGGTGTCGAAGTGCTGCGCCGCTGCGCCCCGTTGATGAGCGACGCCGAGCGGCCGGTCCGTTTCCTCGCCCTGTCCGTGTCGGACGCGGCGGAGGACGTGATCGGCGTGATCCGGGGCGGCGCCCGGGGCTATGTGACCAAGACGATCACCGGGACCGATCTGGTCGACTCGATCTTCCGGGTGCAGGAGGGGGACGCCGTCTTCTCGCCGCGGCTGGCCGGCTTCGTCCTCGACGCCTTCGCGTCGACCGACGCCCCGCCGGTCGACGAGGACCTCGACCGTCTCACCCAGCGCGAGCGGGAGGTGCTGCGGCTGATCGCCCGCGGCTACGCGTACAAGGAGATCGCCAAGCAGCTGTTCATCTCGGTGAAGACGGTCGAGTCGCACGTCTCGGCGGTGCTGCGCAAGCTCCAGCTGTCCAACCGCCACGAGCTGACCCGCTGGGCGACGGCGCGGCGACTGGTCTGA
- a CDS encoding C40 family peptidase, with product MASHRKSRTPGPRVAGIRTPVLATAALTSVALLSQTANAAPTDDDRPSLEEVEKKVGDLYRQAESATEKYNAAKEKTAKQRKQVDTLLDDVAKRTQKLNEAREELGSFAAAQYRTGAGIPDTATFLLADTPQDIFDQSQLMDRMTGRQKVAVDDYVTQQSETMKKRQEATESLETLTESQGDLKTAKATVQKKLGDARELMAKLTAEEKARLAAIEKKKQQEAARKAAELARQQAERQKAQEEAAQQESGTSGSSESSGSGTSPSTSTDSSYAAKAEKAIAFARAQIGKPYVWGATGPGSYDCSGLTQAAWKAAGVTLPRTTYDQVDAGTTVPVSQAQPGDLVFFYDDITHVGIYIGNGMMIHAPKPGAYVREESVYYDGESSIHSIVRPA from the coding sequence TTGGCGTCGCACCGCAAGTCGCGCACCCCCGGCCCGCGCGTGGCAGGCATACGGACCCCGGTCCTCGCCACGGCCGCGCTGACCTCCGTGGCCCTGTTGTCCCAGACGGCCAACGCCGCCCCCACGGACGACGACAGGCCGAGCCTGGAGGAGGTCGAGAAGAAGGTCGGCGACCTCTACCGGCAGGCCGAGTCGGCGACCGAGAAGTACAACGCGGCCAAGGAGAAGACCGCGAAGCAGCGCAAGCAGGTGGACACGCTCCTCGACGACGTGGCCAAGCGCACGCAGAAGCTCAACGAGGCGCGGGAGGAACTGGGCTCCTTCGCGGCCGCCCAGTACCGGACCGGCGCCGGCATCCCCGACACCGCGACCTTCCTCCTCGCGGACACGCCCCAGGACATCTTCGACCAGAGCCAGCTGATGGACCGGATGACCGGCCGCCAGAAGGTCGCGGTCGACGACTACGTCACCCAGCAGTCCGAGACGATGAAGAAGCGCCAGGAGGCCACCGAGAGCCTCGAGACGCTCACCGAGTCCCAGGGCGACCTGAAGACGGCCAAGGCCACCGTCCAGAAGAAGCTCGGCGACGCGCGTGAGCTGATGGCGAAGCTGACCGCCGAGGAGAAGGCGCGGCTCGCGGCGATCGAGAAGAAGAAGCAGCAGGAGGCCGCCCGCAAGGCCGCCGAGCTGGCACGCCAGCAGGCGGAGCGGCAGAAGGCGCAGGAGGAGGCCGCTCAGCAGGAGAGCGGCACCTCGGGCTCGTCGGAGTCCTCCGGCTCGGGCACCTCACCGTCGACGTCGACGGACTCCTCGTACGCCGCCAAGGCCGAGAAGGCGATCGCCTTCGCCCGCGCGCAGATCGGCAAGCCGTACGTCTGGGGCGCCACCGGCCCCGGCTCCTACGACTGCTCCGGCCTCACCCAGGCCGCCTGGAAGGCCGCCGGCGTCACCCTGCCGCGCACCACCTACGACCAGGTCGACGCCGGCACGACGGTCCCCGTCTCCCAGGCCCAGCCCGGCGACCTGGTCTTCTTCTACGACGACATCACCCATGTGGGCATCTACATCGGCAACGGCATGATGATCCACGCCCCGAAGCCCGGCGCGTACGTCCGCGAGGAGTCGGTCTACTACGACGGGGAGTCCTCGATCCACAGCATCGTGCGCCCGGCCTGA
- the pcrA gene encoding DNA helicase PcrA, producing MSSLFDDSFLADLQAQRGPADEPPPPPEDEHVPEQVPDDLFGGKFDVPPERDAYYRDGAPRPVLDAAALLEGLNDNQRAAVVHSGSPLLIVAGAGSGKTRVLTHRIAHLLAERHVHPGQILAITFTNKAAGEMKERVEQLVGPRANAMWVMTFHSACVRILRRESKRLGFTSSFSIYDAADSKRLMALVCRDLDLDPKRFPPKSFSAKISNLKNELIDEEDFAAQAADGFEKTLAQAYALYQSRLREANALDFDDLIMTTVNLLRAFPDVAEHYRRRFRHVLVDEYQDTNHAQYSLVRELVGTVEHPVDVPPEAEVPPAELCVVGDADQSIYAFRGATIRNILQFEEDYPDATTILLEQNYRSTQTILSAANAVIERNESRRPKNLWTNAGSGARITGYVADTEHDEAQFVADEIDRLTDAGEAKAGDVAVFYRTNAQSRVFEEIFIRVGLPYKVVGGVRFYERKEVRDVLAYLRVLANPEDSVPLRRILNVPKRGIGDRAEAMIDALAQREKISFPQALKRVDEAYGMAARSSNAVKRFNTLMEELRTVVESGAGPATVLEAILERTGYLAELQASTDPQDETRIENLQELAAVALEFEQERGEGESVALSDFLEQVALVADSDQIPDEDEDGSGVITLMTLHTAKGLEFPVVFLTGMEDGVFPHMRALGQTKELEEERRLAYVGITRARERLYLTRSTLRSAWGQPSYNPPSRFLEEIPAAHLEWKRTGASAPVSSGRASGVAASLSSSRSRSSAAGASGFATRRTAENPVVSLAVGDRVTHDQFGLGTVVAVKGTGANAEATIDFGDKPKRLLLRYAPVEKL from the coding sequence ATGAGCAGCCTCTTTGACGACAGCTTCCTGGCGGACCTCCAGGCCCAGCGGGGCCCCGCGGACGAGCCCCCGCCGCCGCCCGAGGACGAGCACGTGCCGGAGCAGGTTCCGGACGACCTGTTCGGCGGGAAGTTCGACGTGCCGCCGGAAAGGGACGCCTACTACAGGGACGGCGCCCCGCGCCCGGTGCTCGACGCCGCCGCGCTCCTCGAGGGGCTGAACGACAACCAGCGTGCCGCCGTCGTGCACTCCGGCTCCCCGCTGCTCATCGTGGCCGGCGCCGGCTCCGGCAAGACCCGGGTGCTCACCCACCGCATCGCCCACCTGCTGGCCGAGCGGCACGTGCACCCGGGCCAGATCCTCGCGATCACCTTCACCAACAAGGCCGCGGGCGAGATGAAGGAGCGCGTCGAGCAGCTCGTCGGCCCGCGGGCCAACGCCATGTGGGTCATGACGTTCCACAGCGCGTGTGTGCGCATCCTGCGCCGCGAGAGCAAGAGACTCGGGTTCACGTCGTCGTTCTCGATCTACGACGCCGCCGACTCCAAGCGGCTGATGGCCCTGGTCTGCCGTGACCTGGACCTCGATCCCAAGCGCTTCCCGCCGAAGTCCTTCAGCGCCAAGATCAGCAACCTGAAGAACGAGCTGATCGACGAGGAGGACTTCGCGGCCCAGGCCGCCGACGGTTTCGAGAAGACCCTCGCCCAGGCCTACGCGCTCTACCAGTCGCGGCTGCGCGAGGCGAACGCGCTCGACTTCGACGACCTGATCATGACGACGGTCAACCTGCTCCGCGCCTTCCCGGACGTCGCCGAGCACTACCGCCGCCGCTTCCGGCACGTCCTGGTCGACGAGTACCAGGACACCAACCACGCCCAGTACTCCCTGGTCCGCGAGCTCGTCGGCACCGTGGAGCACCCCGTCGACGTACCGCCGGAGGCCGAGGTGCCGCCCGCCGAGCTGTGCGTGGTGGGCGACGCCGACCAGTCGATCTACGCCTTCCGGGGCGCGACGATCCGCAACATCCTCCAGTTCGAGGAGGACTACCCGGACGCGACGACGATCCTGCTGGAGCAGAACTACCGCTCCACCCAGACCATCCTGAGCGCCGCCAACGCCGTCATCGAGCGCAACGAGTCGCGCCGCCCCAAGAACCTGTGGACCAACGCCGGCTCGGGCGCGCGGATCACCGGGTACGTCGCGGACACCGAGCACGACGAGGCGCAGTTCGTCGCCGACGAGATAGACCGCCTCACGGACGCGGGCGAGGCGAAGGCGGGCGACGTCGCGGTCTTCTACCGCACCAACGCCCAGTCCCGTGTCTTCGAGGAGATCTTCATCCGCGTCGGACTGCCCTACAAGGTCGTCGGCGGCGTCCGCTTCTACGAGCGCAAGGAGGTCCGGGACGTCCTGGCCTACCTGCGGGTGCTCGCCAACCCCGAGGACTCGGTGCCGCTGCGCCGCATCCTCAACGTGCCCAAGCGGGGCATCGGCGACCGCGCCGAGGCGATGATCGACGCGCTCGCGCAGCGCGAGAAGATCAGCTTCCCGCAGGCACTCAAGCGCGTCGACGAGGCGTACGGCATGGCCGCCCGCTCGTCGAACGCCGTGAAGCGGTTCAACACGCTGATGGAGGAGCTCCGTACGGTCGTCGAGTCCGGGGCCGGCCCGGCGACGGTCCTGGAGGCCATCCTCGAACGCACCGGCTATCTGGCCGAGTTGCAGGCCTCCACCGACCCGCAGGACGAGACCCGCATCGAGAACCTCCAGGAACTCGCGGCGGTCGCGCTGGAGTTCGAGCAGGAGCGAGGGGAGGGCGAGTCGGTCGCGCTGTCCGACTTCCTGGAGCAGGTCGCCCTGGTCGCCGACTCCGACCAGATCCCCGACGAGGACGAGGACGGCTCCGGCGTCATCACCCTGATGACCCTGCACACCGCCAAGGGCCTGGAGTTCCCGGTCGTCTTCCTCACCGGCATGGAGGACGGCGTCTTCCCGCACATGCGCGCCCTCGGCCAGACCAAGGAGCTCGAGGAGGAGCGGCGGCTGGCGTACGTGGGCATCACCCGCGCGCGGGAGCGCCTGTACCTCACCCGGTCGACGCTGCGCAGCGCCTGGGGGCAGCCGTCCTACAACCCGCCCTCGCGCTTCCTGGAAGAGATCCCGGCCGCCCATCTGGAGTGGAAGCGGACGGGGGCGAGCGCGCCCGTGTCGTCCGGTCGGGCGTCGGGCGTGGCGGCCTCGCTGTCGTCCTCCCGCTCCCGCTCGTCGGCGGCGGGCGCCTCCGGCTTCGCCACCCGGCGGACCGCTGAGAACCCCGTGGTGTCGCTGGCGGTCGGGGACCGGGTCACGCACGACCAGTTCGGCCTGGGCACCGTGGTCGCGGTGAAGGGCACGGGGGCGAACGCGGAGGCGACGATCGACTTCGGCGACAAGCCCAAGCGGCTGCTGCTGCGGTACGCGCCGGTGGAGAAGCTCTAG
- a CDS encoding M23 family metallopeptidase: MPVSCARETCGRLSCPRTAGYSRRTALAAPVVEAKEKLVNDRHPSGTMAPAPASDAASAPYASYGSQEAQYGDFTTYGGYDATGFGATHFGTGGHTSGGFATDPLFGDLPGTGQDTGTYDTGHWPANGHETGQYDAYAAQQQSGYDTGGYDATAWTTGHQPMTAIPTQAGSPETGAQWDSGEWLQAGQAGGTADQTQQWDWGTQTFDSGVYDATQWNSDGGETTAQAPAPDAYDPSAESYDPQGESYEPQAASYETYGQEPYETPGTEPADTGEMPAVALLDEQEETVPAPPSPRAASRAGSRSRRRSPAKRSALLTVAVPSACVMGVAGIAAASVGGLTDEGGQETTTTAADAPPVQPSAANIKLDTQLESLAAGADDFADRASRTQERIDLKAQQEADRKAAAEEAARKERLRPKFALPVAQHGLSAYYGQSGINWMSVHSGIDFPVSYGATVMAATDGTVRTQYNSAYGNMMIVTAMDGTETWYCHLSSYQVPSGTAVKAGDPIAFSGNSGNSTGPHLHFEVRPGGGSAIDPLAWFRSHGLDPS, translated from the coding sequence ATGCCCGTTTCCTGCGCGCGTGAAACCTGCGGAAGATTGTCGTGCCCGCGTACCGCCGGGTACAGTCGCCGCACTGCTCTGGCAGCCCCTGTTGTCGAGGCGAAAGAGAAGTTGGTGAACGACCGTCACCCGTCGGGGACAATGGCCCCGGCTCCGGCTTCCGATGCCGCCTCGGCGCCCTACGCGTCGTACGGCTCCCAGGAAGCCCAGTACGGCGACTTCACCACGTACGGCGGCTACGACGCCACCGGTTTTGGCGCCACCCACTTCGGGACCGGCGGCCACACCTCCGGAGGCTTCGCCACCGACCCCCTCTTCGGTGACCTCCCCGGCACCGGCCAGGACACGGGCACGTACGACACCGGGCACTGGCCCGCGAACGGACACGAGACCGGGCAGTACGACGCGTACGCGGCCCAGCAGCAGTCCGGGTACGACACCGGCGGCTACGACGCGACCGCCTGGACCACCGGCCACCAGCCGATGACGGCGATCCCCACGCAGGCCGGCTCCCCGGAGACCGGCGCCCAGTGGGACTCCGGTGAGTGGCTGCAGGCCGGGCAGGCCGGGGGCACCGCCGACCAGACCCAGCAGTGGGACTGGGGCACGCAGACCTTCGACAGCGGCGTCTACGACGCCACGCAGTGGAACTCCGACGGCGGCGAGACCACCGCCCAGGCCCCCGCGCCCGACGCGTACGACCCGTCGGCCGAGTCGTACGACCCGCAGGGCGAGTCCTACGAACCGCAGGCAGCGTCCTACGAGACCTACGGCCAGGAGCCCTACGAGACCCCCGGCACCGAGCCCGCCGACACCGGTGAGATGCCCGCGGTGGCCCTGCTCGACGAGCAGGAGGAGACCGTTCCGGCTCCCCCGTCGCCGCGCGCCGCCTCGCGCGCGGGGTCCCGTTCCCGCCGCCGTTCGCCCGCCAAGCGCTCCGCGCTGCTGACGGTGGCCGTGCCCTCGGCGTGCGTGATGGGCGTCGCGGGCATCGCCGCCGCCTCGGTCGGCGGCCTGACCGACGAGGGCGGCCAGGAGACGACGACGACCGCCGCGGACGCCCCGCCGGTGCAGCCGTCCGCCGCAAACATCAAGCTCGACACCCAGCTGGAGAGCCTCGCCGCCGGCGCCGACGACTTCGCCGACCGCGCCAGCCGCACCCAGGAGCGCATCGACCTCAAGGCGCAGCAGGAGGCCGACCGCAAGGCGGCCGCCGAGGAGGCTGCCCGCAAGGAGCGGCTGCGGCCGAAGTTCGCGCTGCCGGTCGCACAGCACGGCCTCAGCGCCTACTACGGCCAGTCCGGCATCAACTGGATGTCCGTGCACTCCGGCATCGACTTCCCCGTGTCGTACGGCGCGACGGTGATGGCCGCGACCGACGGCACGGTGCGCACGCAGTACAACTCCGCCTACGGCAACATGATGATCGTGACGGCGATGGACGGCACGGAGACGTGGTACTGCCACCTCTCCAGTTACCAGGTACCCTCCGGCACGGCCGTCAAGGCGGGCGACCCGATCGCCTTCTCCGGGAACTCCGGCAACTCCACCGGTCCGCACCTGCACTTCGAGGTCCGCCCGGGCGGCGGCTCGGCGATCGACCCGCTCGCCTGGTTCCGCAGCCACGGCCTCGACCCGTCGTAG